Proteins from a single region of Bartonella sp. M0283:
- a CDS encoding LPS-assembly protein LptD, producing the protein MRQLTSGMKISNSLRALALSTALGCSLGVGAIYVASAQDFSAMTASHETDPNARMLLSADELVYDRDANTVTAQGNVQIEYDGNRIVARKVVYNQKTNRVLAEGDVEIVQPDGSKYYSQQIDMTEDLGEGFVNSLRAETPDNTRFAAVSAERSGGQMTVFNRGAYTACEPCYYKPDKDVLWQIKAKKIIWNGATKTMRFENSHFEFFGMPVAWFPVFEMPDPTVKRKTGLLTPNFVFTNDLGFGVRNSYFWNLAPNYDFTLSATGYTNQGLLTEGEWRHRLETGTYNIRFAHIYQVNPDDFDHDTIDSNNDNRYMVATKGDFRINSSWTYGWDILAQSDRNFSRTYDLEGYKNDVFRSQVYLNGLAGRNYFDMRFYHFEVQDSMLKDNPSERYTRQPWVLPRIDYSFTPDESVYGGEFTFHTNVQSIYRDKADFAFADWQGRPLNTARLAGMSGTDFRLTTDVEWKRSLISQGGLVFTPILALRGDGIGTDAHGNYGGYMSDGSYSKMDIESGAFRGIATAGLDLRYPLLFTAGNSTHVIEPIAQIFIRNNEQYTGRLPNEDAQSFVFDATTLFERDKFSGYDRAEGGTRSNVGLRYSGNFNNGWSLYGLAGQSFQLFGKNSYNAKDFVSVGADSGLETARSDYVAMIGASNEHGFAIASRGRFDDETGSIRRGEVEASQTWKRVSLSSQYAYIQSQPDYGYAQDRQEVSLYGDYKFTDHWSIHANSSYDLVSDTFVRLGTGLNYLDECFGFNLGYSQTRNPWENEPKHTFGFLLSFRTVADIGKAM; encoded by the coding sequence GTGAGACAATTGACAAGTGGAATGAAAATTTCGAACAGCCTAAGGGCTCTGGCACTCAGCACCGCGTTAGGGTGCTCTCTGGGAGTAGGTGCAATTTACGTTGCCTCTGCACAAGATTTTAGTGCCATGACAGCCTCTCATGAAACTGATCCGAATGCACGCATGTTACTTTCGGCGGATGAGCTCGTTTACGATCGTGACGCCAATACCGTTACTGCCCAAGGAAATGTGCAGATTGAATATGACGGAAACCGAATCGTTGCACGCAAGGTCGTTTATAACCAGAAGACAAATCGTGTTCTAGCTGAAGGCGACGTGGAAATTGTCCAACCGGATGGTAGCAAATATTATTCGCAGCAAATTGATATGACCGAAGATTTGGGGGAAGGTTTTGTTAATTCGCTCCGAGCTGAAACGCCTGACAATACCCGATTTGCCGCAGTAAGCGCTGAACGTAGCGGCGGCCAAATGACAGTCTTCAACCGCGGTGCCTATACTGCCTGCGAACCCTGTTATTATAAGCCGGATAAGGATGTCCTCTGGCAGATTAAAGCGAAAAAGATCATATGGAATGGCGCGACAAAAACCATGCGTTTTGAAAACAGCCATTTCGAGTTTTTCGGCATGCCTGTTGCCTGGTTCCCGGTTTTCGAGATGCCGGATCCAACAGTGAAGCGTAAAACCGGTCTTTTGACACCGAATTTCGTTTTTACGAATGATCTCGGTTTTGGCGTTCGCAATTCTTATTTCTGGAATTTGGCTCCAAATTATGATTTTACGCTGTCGGCAACCGGATATACAAATCAGGGTTTATTAACGGAAGGCGAATGGCGCCACCGTTTGGAAACAGGTACATATAATATTCGTTTTGCCCATATCTATCAGGTTAATCCGGATGATTTTGACCATGATACGATCGATAGCAATAACGATAATCGTTATATGGTGGCGACAAAGGGTGATTTCCGGATCAATTCAAGTTGGACATATGGATGGGATATTCTGGCCCAGTCTGACAGGAATTTTAGTCGCACCTACGATCTTGAAGGTTACAAGAACGATGTGTTCCGTTCACAAGTCTATTTGAACGGACTTGCTGGCCGAAACTATTTCGATATGCGCTTTTATCATTTTGAAGTGCAAGATTCGATGCTCAAAGATAATCCGAGCGAACGTTACACCCGCCAGCCTTGGGTTCTTCCGCGTATAGATTATTCTTTCACTCCGGACGAGTCAGTCTATGGCGGTGAATTTACTTTCCATACAAATGTACAATCCATCTATCGTGATAAGGCAGATTTCGCTTTTGCCGATTGGCAAGGTCGTCCTCTTAACACCGCGCGACTTGCAGGCATGTCCGGCACAGACTTCCGATTGACAACAGATGTTGAATGGAAAAGGAGTCTGATCAGTCAAGGTGGTCTGGTCTTCACGCCTATTCTGGCATTGCGTGGCGATGGTATAGGTACCGATGCCCACGGTAACTATGGTGGTTACATGTCGGACGGCAGCTATAGCAAGATGGATATAGAGTCAGGCGCATTCCGTGGCATTGCAACGGCCGGTTTGGACTTGCGTTATCCCCTGCTCTTTACTGCCGGTAATTCCACCCATGTGATTGAGCCTATCGCGCAAATTTTCATTAGAAATAATGAACAATATACCGGTCGCCTTCCCAATGAAGATGCTCAAAGCTTTGTTTTTGATGCCACGACATTGTTTGAACGTGACAAGTTTTCCGGTTATGACCGTGCAGAAGGTGGAACACGTTCCAATGTCGGTCTGAGATATTCCGGTAATTTCAATAATGGTTGGTCACTTTATGGTTTGGCCGGCCAATCATTCCAGCTTTTTGGCAAAAATTCTTATAATGCAAAAGATTTTGTCAGCGTCGGCGCTGATTCCGGACTTGAAACTGCCCGTTCCGACTATGTTGCGATGATCGGTGCAAGCAATGAACATGGATTTGCCATTGCTTCGCGCGGCCGTTTTGATGATGAAACGGGTTCGATCCGGCGTGGTGAGGTCGAAGCTTCACAAACCTGGAAGCGGGTATCGCTTTCATCGCAATATGCATATATCCAAAGTCAGCCGGATTATGGTTATGCGCAGGATCGTCAAGAAGTCAGTCTTTATGGCGATTATAAATTTACGGATCATTGGTCGATTCATGCCAATTCAAGTTATGACCTCGTTTCCGATACGTTTGTGAGATTGGGCACAGGTTTGAATTATCTTGATGAATGTTTTGGCTTCAATCTCGGCTATTCCCAGACCCGTAACCCGTGGGAGAATGAACCCAAGCACACATTCGGCTTTCTATTATCCTTCCGCACCGTGGCAGATATCGGCAAAGCAATGTAA
- a CDS encoding peptidylprolyl isomerase: MKKMKTRSLALILASMLGATFLSADAFCAPKASQTESSGLTAVAVIVNGNAITNYDIQRRAAFLRLQRKTGNLTAQAKDELIEDMLKRVEMKKRNMDVSDEEVDKAFAGFAERNHMTVAQLTDMLGKAGVTAEHFKNYIRVQMGWGRLVSARYRAEGGMVSEQEAVQRMLKNGGVKPTANEYELQQVIFVVPNNRRSAILGKRKQDAEMFRSKFSGCANLKQQATGMIDVTIRNLGRVLEPQLPEEWEKAVKATPAGRMTPPQETPRGVEALAVCNIKKVSDDKVAQLVFTVQDNEKSGDKKAEDLSAKYVKELRDKARIENP, encoded by the coding sequence ATGAAAAAGATGAAAACACGCTCATTGGCATTAATCCTTGCGTCGATGCTCGGCGCAACTTTCTTGTCGGCTGACGCTTTTTGCGCTCCAAAAGCCTCCCAAACAGAAAGCTCGGGATTAACTGCCGTTGCTGTTATCGTCAACGGGAATGCCATAACCAATTACGACATACAAAGGCGAGCAGCATTTCTCAGACTGCAGAGAAAAACCGGCAATCTTACAGCTCAGGCTAAAGATGAGCTCATTGAAGACATGCTCAAACGCGTCGAGATGAAAAAGCGCAATATGGACGTCAGCGATGAAGAAGTCGACAAAGCATTTGCCGGTTTTGCCGAACGAAACCATATGACCGTCGCTCAATTGACAGACATGTTAGGCAAAGCCGGTGTCACTGCGGAACATTTCAAAAATTATATTCGCGTCCAAATGGGATGGGGGCGCCTTGTCAGTGCCCGCTATCGCGCTGAAGGCGGTATGGTTAGCGAGCAGGAAGCAGTCCAGCGTATGCTGAAAAATGGCGGAGTAAAACCCACTGCCAATGAATATGAGTTGCAGCAGGTGATCTTTGTTGTTCCTAATAACCGGCGTAGTGCTATATTGGGAAAACGGAAACAAGACGCTGAAATGTTCCGTTCGAAATTTTCGGGATGCGCAAATCTCAAGCAGCAAGCGACCGGTATGATTGATGTCACAATCCGCAATCTTGGTCGTGTCCTTGAACCACAATTACCTGAAGAGTGGGAAAAAGCGGTCAAAGCAACACCTGCTGGTCGTATGACACCACCGCAAGAAACACCAAGAGGTGTTGAAGCTCTAGCCGTCTGCAATATTAAAAAAGTTTCCGATGATAAGGTGGCCCAACTGGTCTTCACCGTTCAGGACAATGAAAAATCCGGAGACAAAAAAGCTGAAGATCTCAGTGCAAAATACGTCAAGGAACTGCGGGACAAGGCCCGCATTGAGAACCCCTGA
- the pdxA gene encoding 4-hydroxythreonine-4-phosphate dehydrogenase PdxA codes for MMPLAVSGGDPTGIGLEIALKAWLLRQSRHVPPFFILADPDMTNETISALKIDVPLIIVEPDALTDVASLFNDNFPVLKLNNRQSGKLGHPSSTNAAGIIEAIERGARLVNAHKASALVTCPIAKNVLYDAGFHFPGHTEFLADLAKQMNGKTYQPVMMLWGPELKTIPVTVHIALEKVSGSLSKELLVSTGLIVAHDLRERFGINKPRLAIAGLNPHAGERGAMGKEESTIIEPAIEILRSHDIDVIGPFPSDTMFNVRARKNYDVALCMYHDQALIPVKTIGFDDTVNVTLGLPFIRTSPDHGTAFDIAGKGIASPDSFIAALKLAQTLATNARHHDN; via the coding sequence ATGATGCCACTTGCGGTTAGTGGTGGTGATCCCACTGGCATTGGATTGGAAATCGCTCTGAAGGCATGGTTGTTGCGCCAGTCTCGCCATGTACCACCATTTTTCATCCTTGCCGACCCGGATATGACAAATGAGACGATATCTGCGTTAAAGATTGATGTTCCTCTAATAATCGTTGAACCCGATGCCCTGACAGATGTCGCGTCCTTGTTTAATGATAATTTTCCGGTCCTCAAGCTCAATAACCGCCAGTCCGGTAAACTCGGTCATCCGTCTTCAACAAATGCAGCCGGTATTATCGAAGCAATCGAACGGGGCGCCCGCCTCGTTAACGCCCATAAAGCCTCAGCACTTGTTACGTGCCCGATAGCGAAAAATGTGCTTTATGATGCCGGTTTTCATTTCCCCGGACATACGGAATTTTTGGCTGATCTCGCGAAACAGATGAATGGGAAGACATATCAACCCGTCATGATGCTTTGGGGGCCAGAGCTAAAAACAATACCTGTAACAGTCCATATTGCACTTGAAAAAGTTTCCGGTTCTCTGTCGAAAGAGCTTCTGGTTAGTACCGGTCTCATAGTCGCCCATGATCTGCGTGAACGATTTGGGATCAATAAGCCGAGACTTGCTATAGCCGGTCTAAACCCCCACGCAGGAGAACGCGGAGCAATGGGAAAAGAAGAAAGTACGATAATTGAGCCGGCAATAGAAATATTGCGTTCCCATGATATCGATGTTATCGGCCCTTTCCCCTCGGATACGATGTTCAACGTCAGAGCAAGAAAGAATTATGATGTTGCACTATGTATGTATCATGATCAGGCACTCATACCGGTGAAAACAATCGGGTTCGATGATACGGTGAATGTTACTTTAGGATTGCCCTTTATTCGTACTTCACCAGATCATGGAACAGCCTTTGACATAGCTGGTAAAGGGATAGCTTCACCGGACAGTTTTATTGCTGCATTAAAACTTGCTCAAACGCTTGCAACAAATGCCCGCCATCATGACAATTGA
- the rsmA gene encoding 16S rRNA (adenine(1518)-N(6)/adenine(1519)-N(6))-dimethyltransferase RsmA: MTIDSLPPLREIIAKFGLQAKKSLGQNFLFDLNLTSKIARQAGDLSSKPVLEIGPGPGGLTRALLAQGAIVTVIECDTRCVGALKEISEIYPDKLRIIEGDALKQDFNALFNTNEKPAIVANLPYNIGTELLTRWLLTEPWPPFYQSMTLMFQKEVAERIVALPDTPHYGRLSVLTGWRALARIAFDVPRQAFTPPPKVTSSVVHIVPYQNPLPCSSRNLEKVTRAAFGQRRKMLRQSLKSLGGELLLEKTGIDGTRRAETLEIKEFVALAKALET; this comes from the coding sequence ATGACAATTGATTCACTTCCACCGCTGCGGGAAATTATCGCGAAATTCGGTTTACAGGCTAAAAAATCGCTTGGCCAAAATTTCCTTTTCGATCTTAATTTGACATCCAAAATTGCCCGGCAAGCCGGTGATCTTTCTAGCAAACCGGTTCTGGAAATCGGTCCGGGCCCAGGTGGTTTAACACGCGCTTTATTGGCTCAAGGGGCTATTGTTACTGTTATAGAGTGCGATACACGATGTGTTGGTGCTCTCAAAGAAATCTCCGAGATTTATCCGGATAAACTTCGCATCATAGAAGGAGATGCTTTAAAACAAGATTTTAATGCCCTTTTCAACACAAACGAAAAGCCAGCTATCGTTGCCAATCTTCCTTATAATATCGGAACAGAACTTTTAACCCGCTGGCTTTTGACCGAGCCGTGGCCACCGTTTTATCAATCCATGACATTGATGTTTCAAAAAGAAGTTGCTGAACGTATTGTCGCCCTTCCGGACACGCCTCATTATGGACGGCTCAGCGTTCTTACCGGATGGCGAGCTCTTGCACGAATAGCATTCGATGTTCCGAGACAGGCTTTCACACCACCGCCGAAGGTAACATCCTCTGTTGTTCACATTGTTCCTTATCAAAATCCGCTCCCCTGCTCGTCACGCAATCTGGAAAAAGTCACCAGAGCGGCATTCGGGCAAAGACGCAAAATGCTCCGCCAAAGTCTGAAATCTCTTGGAGGAGAGTTATTATTGGAAAAAACAGGAATTGATGGAACAAGACGTGCTGAAACGCTCGAAATAAAAGAATTCGTCGCTCTTGCTAAAGCGCTTGAGACTTGA